One part of the Tachysurus fulvidraco isolate hzauxx_2018 chromosome 23, HZAU_PFXX_2.0, whole genome shotgun sequence genome encodes these proteins:
- the rap1gapa gene encoding rap1 GTPase-activating protein 1 isoform X1 — MPQRKRSFTFGAYGGVDKTFSRARSLWKQDGGEPRISSTLDTTLLQAPLPYTAPAFLKTTDLFEMIERMQSSRMDEQRCALPPPLKTEEDYIPYPSVHEVLGRKSPFPLILLPQFGGYWIEGTNHELMNRNDLDQLLSPTSQIKLEINVTAKIYRKHFMGKEHFNYYTLDSALGHLVFSVKYEVIGDQEHLRLMLRSKLKTYHDVIPISCLTEFPNVVQMAKLVCEDVNVDRFFPVLYPKASRLIVTFDEHVISNNFKFGVIYQKFGQTVEEELFGNNEESPAFVEFLEFLGQKIKLHEFKGFRGGLDVTHGQTGTESVYYNFHNKEVMFHVSTKLPFTEGDTQQLQRKRHIGNDIVAIVFQEENTPFVPDMIASNFLHAYIVVQVENACSDNVLYKVSVTARDDVPFFGPALPDPAIFKKGTEFHEFLYTKLINAEHACYKAEKFARLEERTRGALLETLYEELHINSQAMMGLGGDEEKLENGGGGGGGFFESFKRVIRNRSHSLDAMSFSIGKRAVSSSHSGSFTHNNNELLLSPEAPKYAGISLLVPGKSPSKYGRRGSAIGIGTIEESLIIPGKSPTRKKSGPFNSRRSSAIGIENIQEVQEKRIAALLSEDRTVLCVSLPSVSLRNGRLIMDSSNSRDSSPSTQKNPDSGHISQEPKSEISSNQSSPEVLVTKNSSAMCFRAPSIPEAQDLSRSSSNASSFASVVEENEAEATEDYDTGMESLSSAGTPHKRDSFTYSTWLDDNVNISTTRRGSSSGIGKPPDGGKGQEQNRTDIRFKLDRPIDHKSTSSC, encoded by the exons GAAACAGGATGGAGGAGAGCCTCGTATCTCTAGCACTCTAGACACTACACTGCTCCAGGCTCCACTGCCCTACACTGCCCCTGCATTCCTAAAG ACTActgatttatttgaaatgaTTGAAAGAATGCAG AGCAGCAGAATGGATGAACAGCGGTGTGCCCTGCCTCCACCCCTTAAG ACTGAGGAGGACTACATCCCATACCCCAGTGTTCATGAG GTGTTAGGCAGGAAAAGCCCTTTTCCTCTGATCCTGCTGCCTCAGTTCGGAGGTTACTGGATTGAAGGCACCAATCACGAGCTGATGAACAGAAATGATCTGGATCAGCTGCTGTCTCCTACGTCCCAAATCAAGCTGGAAATCAACGTTACAGCCAAGATCTACAGAAAACACTTCATGGGAAAA GAACACTTTAATTACTACACATTGGACAGCGCTCTGGGCCACCTGGTCTTCTCAGTTAAATACGAAGTGATCGGGGACCAGGAGCACCTTCGTCTTATGTTAAG gAGCAAATTAAAGACATATCATGATGTGATCCCGATATCATGCCTGACTGAATTCCCCAACGTTGTCCAGATGGCCAAG cttgtgtgtgaggatgtgaaCGTGGATCGCTTCTTCCCAGTGCTTTACCCAAAG GCTTCGCGGCTTATTGTGACGTTTGATGAGCATGTCATCAGTAACAACTTCAAGTTTGGAGTAATATATCAGAAGTTTGGGCAG ACGGTTGAGGAGGAGCTGTTTGGAAATAACGAGGAAAGTCCAGCGTTTGTGGAGTTTTTAGAGTTTTTGGGTCAGAAGATCAAGCTCCATGAATTTAAAGG TTTTCGGGGAGGCTTGGATGTGACACACGGGCAAACAGGCACAGAATCGGTCTACTACAACTTCCATAACAAAGAGGTCATGTTCCACGTCTCCACCAAGCTCCCCTTCACAGAAGGTGACACGCAGCAG CTGCAGAGGAAGAGACATATAGGAAATGACATTGTGGCCATTGTGTTCCAAGAAGAGAACACTCCCTTTGTTCCAGACATGATCGCATCAAACTTCCTGCATGCCTACATAGTGGTACAAGTGGAGAATGCATGTTCTGACAATGTCTTGTACAAG GTGTCAGTGACTGCGAGAGATGATGTCCCATTTTTTGGACCAGCCCTACCTGATCCTGCCATATTCAAGAAG GGAACAGAGTTTCAtgaatttttatatacaaaGCTAATCAACGCTGAGCATGCATGCTACAAAGCTGAGAAGTTTGCCAGACTGGAG GAGCGCACTCGAGGAGCCCTGCTAGAGACACTGTACGAAGAGCTGCATATCAACAGTCAGGCCATGATGGGGCTCGGCGGCGATGAGGAGAAGCTTGAgaatggaggaggaggaggaggaggcttCTTCGAGTCTTTTAAG CGGGTGATCCGCAACAGGAGCCACTCTCTGGATGCCATGAGTTTCAGTATTGGGAAGCGTGCAGTCTCTTCTAGTCACAGCGGCAGTTTTACCCACAACAACAACGAACTGCTACTCTCACCAGAGGCCCCCAAATACGCTGGGATA TCATTGCTTGTCCCAGGGAAAAGTCCCAGTAAATACGGACGCCGCGGCAGTGCCATAGGGATAGGAACAATAGAAGAG TCTCTGATTATTCCTGGGAAAAGTCCAACGAGGAAAAAATCTGGCCCATTCAACTCTCGCAGGAGCAGTGCCATCGGCATCGAGAACATCCAGGAGGTGCAGGAAAAGAG GATTGCCGCTCTCTTgtcagaggacaggacagtgctctgtgtctctctgcccAGCGTCAGTCTCAGGAACGGCAGGCTCATCATGGATTCCTCCAA CAGCAGGGACAGTTCACCGAGCACACAGAAGAATCCTGACAGTGGACACATATCACAGGAACCCAAGTCTGAAATCTCGTCCAATCAGAGCTCACCTGAGGTCCTTGTCACTAAGAACAG CTCGGCCATGTGCTTCAGAGCTCCGTCCATCCCTGAAGCTCAAGACTTGTCACGCTCCTCCTCAAATGCCAGCAGCTTTGCCAGTGTGGTGGAGGAGAACGAGGCCGAGGCCACTGAGGACTACGATACAGGCATG GAAAGTCTGTCATCGGCAGGGACTCCACACAAGCGGGACTCGTTCACCTACAGCACATGGCTAGACGACAATGTAAACATCAGCACCACCAGAAGGGGAAGCTCATCTG GTATAGGCAAACCTCCCGATGGTGGTAAAGGTCAAGAGCAGAACCGGACTGACATCCGCTTCAAACTAGATCGACCAATTGACCACAAGTCTACATCG AGCTGCTAG
- the rap1gapa gene encoding rap1 GTPase-activating protein 1 isoform X18 produces the protein MPQRKRSFTFGAYGGVDKTFSRARSLWKQDGGEPRISSTLDTTLLQAPLPYTAPAFLKTTDLFEMIERMQSSRMDEQRCALPPPLKTEEDYIPYPSVHEVLGRKSPFPLILLPQFGGYWIEGTNHELMNRNDLDQLLSPTSQIKLEINVTAKIYRKHFMGKEHFNYYTLDSALGHLVFSVKYEVIGDQEHLRLMLRSKLKTYHDVIPISCLTEFPNVVQMAKLVCEDVNVDRFFPVLYPKASRLIVTFDEHVISNNFKFGVIYQKFGQTVEEELFGNNEESPAFVEFLEFLGQKIKLHEFKGFRGGLDVTHGQTGTESVYYNFHNKEVMFHVSTKLPFTEGDTQQLQRKRHIGNDIVAIVFQEENTPFVPDMIASNFLHAYIVVQVENACSDNVLYKVSVTARDDVPFFGPALPDPAIFKKGTEFHEFLYTKLINAEHACYKAEKFARLEERTRGALLETLYEELHINSQAMMGLGGDEEKLENGGGGGGGFFESFKSLIIPGKSPTRKKSGPFNSRRSSAIGIENIQEVQEKSSRDSSPSTQKNPDSGHISQEPKSEISSNQSSPEVLVTKNSSAMCFRAPSIPEAQDLSRSSSNASSFASVVEENEAEATEDYDTGMESLSSAGTPHKRDSFTYSTWLDDNVNISTTRRGSSSGIGKPPDGGKGQEQNRTDIRFKLDRPIDHKSTSSC, from the exons GAAACAGGATGGAGGAGAGCCTCGTATCTCTAGCACTCTAGACACTACACTGCTCCAGGCTCCACTGCCCTACACTGCCCCTGCATTCCTAAAG ACTActgatttatttgaaatgaTTGAAAGAATGCAG AGCAGCAGAATGGATGAACAGCGGTGTGCCCTGCCTCCACCCCTTAAG ACTGAGGAGGACTACATCCCATACCCCAGTGTTCATGAG GTGTTAGGCAGGAAAAGCCCTTTTCCTCTGATCCTGCTGCCTCAGTTCGGAGGTTACTGGATTGAAGGCACCAATCACGAGCTGATGAACAGAAATGATCTGGATCAGCTGCTGTCTCCTACGTCCCAAATCAAGCTGGAAATCAACGTTACAGCCAAGATCTACAGAAAACACTTCATGGGAAAA GAACACTTTAATTACTACACATTGGACAGCGCTCTGGGCCACCTGGTCTTCTCAGTTAAATACGAAGTGATCGGGGACCAGGAGCACCTTCGTCTTATGTTAAG gAGCAAATTAAAGACATATCATGATGTGATCCCGATATCATGCCTGACTGAATTCCCCAACGTTGTCCAGATGGCCAAG cttgtgtgtgaggatgtgaaCGTGGATCGCTTCTTCCCAGTGCTTTACCCAAAG GCTTCGCGGCTTATTGTGACGTTTGATGAGCATGTCATCAGTAACAACTTCAAGTTTGGAGTAATATATCAGAAGTTTGGGCAG ACGGTTGAGGAGGAGCTGTTTGGAAATAACGAGGAAAGTCCAGCGTTTGTGGAGTTTTTAGAGTTTTTGGGTCAGAAGATCAAGCTCCATGAATTTAAAGG TTTTCGGGGAGGCTTGGATGTGACACACGGGCAAACAGGCACAGAATCGGTCTACTACAACTTCCATAACAAAGAGGTCATGTTCCACGTCTCCACCAAGCTCCCCTTCACAGAAGGTGACACGCAGCAG CTGCAGAGGAAGAGACATATAGGAAATGACATTGTGGCCATTGTGTTCCAAGAAGAGAACACTCCCTTTGTTCCAGACATGATCGCATCAAACTTCCTGCATGCCTACATAGTGGTACAAGTGGAGAATGCATGTTCTGACAATGTCTTGTACAAG GTGTCAGTGACTGCGAGAGATGATGTCCCATTTTTTGGACCAGCCCTACCTGATCCTGCCATATTCAAGAAG GGAACAGAGTTTCAtgaatttttatatacaaaGCTAATCAACGCTGAGCATGCATGCTACAAAGCTGAGAAGTTTGCCAGACTGGAG GAGCGCACTCGAGGAGCCCTGCTAGAGACACTGTACGAAGAGCTGCATATCAACAGTCAGGCCATGATGGGGCTCGGCGGCGATGAGGAGAAGCTTGAgaatggaggaggaggaggaggaggcttCTTCGAGTCTTTTAAG TCTCTGATTATTCCTGGGAAAAGTCCAACGAGGAAAAAATCTGGCCCATTCAACTCTCGCAGGAGCAGTGCCATCGGCATCGAGAACATCCAGGAGGTGCAGGAAAAGAG CAGCAGGGACAGTTCACCGAGCACACAGAAGAATCCTGACAGTGGACACATATCACAGGAACCCAAGTCTGAAATCTCGTCCAATCAGAGCTCACCTGAGGTCCTTGTCACTAAGAACAG CTCGGCCATGTGCTTCAGAGCTCCGTCCATCCCTGAAGCTCAAGACTTGTCACGCTCCTCCTCAAATGCCAGCAGCTTTGCCAGTGTGGTGGAGGAGAACGAGGCCGAGGCCACTGAGGACTACGATACAGGCATG GAAAGTCTGTCATCGGCAGGGACTCCACACAAGCGGGACTCGTTCACCTACAGCACATGGCTAGACGACAATGTAAACATCAGCACCACCAGAAGGGGAAGCTCATCTG GTATAGGCAAACCTCCCGATGGTGGTAAAGGTCAAGAGCAGAACCGGACTGACATCCGCTTCAAACTAGATCGACCAATTGACCACAAGTCTACATCG AGCTGCTAG
- the rap1gapa gene encoding rap1 GTPase-activating protein 1 isoform X9, translated as MATKSPIHVTVGHWKRPGITTDLFEMIERMQSSRMDEQRCALPPPLKTEEDYIPYPSVHEVLGRKSPFPLILLPQFGGYWIEGTNHELMNRNDLDQLLSPTSQIKLEINVTAKIYRKHFMGKEHFNYYTLDSALGHLVFSVKYEVIGDQEHLRLMLRSKLKTYHDVIPISCLTEFPNVVQMAKLVCEDVNVDRFFPVLYPKASRLIVTFDEHVISNNFKFGVIYQKFGQTVEEELFGNNEESPAFVEFLEFLGQKIKLHEFKGFRGGLDVTHGQTGTESVYYNFHNKEVMFHVSTKLPFTEGDTQQLQRKRHIGNDIVAIVFQEENTPFVPDMIASNFLHAYIVVQVENACSDNVLYKVSVTARDDVPFFGPALPDPAIFKKGTEFHEFLYTKLINAEHACYKAEKFARLEERTRGALLETLYEELHINSQAMMGLGGDEEKLENGGGGGGGFFESFKRVIRNRSHSLDAMSFSIGKRAVSSSHSGSFTHNNNELLLSPEAPKYAGISLLVPGKSPSKYGRRGSAIGIGTIEESLIIPGKSPTRKKSGPFNSRRSSAIGIENIQEVQEKRIAALLSEDRTVLCVSLPSVSLRNGRLIMDSSNSRDSSPSTQKNPDSGHISQEPKSEISSNQSSPEVLVTKNSSAMCFRAPSIPEAQDLSRSSSNASSFASVVEENEAEATEDYDTGMESLSSAGTPHKRDSFTYSTWLDDNVNISTTRRGSSSGIGKPPDGGKGQEQNRTDIRFKLDRPIDHKSTSSC; from the exons ATGGCCACAAAAAGTCCAATCCATGTGACAGTGGGACACTGGAAAAGGCCTGGGATC ACTActgatttatttgaaatgaTTGAAAGAATGCAG AGCAGCAGAATGGATGAACAGCGGTGTGCCCTGCCTCCACCCCTTAAG ACTGAGGAGGACTACATCCCATACCCCAGTGTTCATGAG GTGTTAGGCAGGAAAAGCCCTTTTCCTCTGATCCTGCTGCCTCAGTTCGGAGGTTACTGGATTGAAGGCACCAATCACGAGCTGATGAACAGAAATGATCTGGATCAGCTGCTGTCTCCTACGTCCCAAATCAAGCTGGAAATCAACGTTACAGCCAAGATCTACAGAAAACACTTCATGGGAAAA GAACACTTTAATTACTACACATTGGACAGCGCTCTGGGCCACCTGGTCTTCTCAGTTAAATACGAAGTGATCGGGGACCAGGAGCACCTTCGTCTTATGTTAAG gAGCAAATTAAAGACATATCATGATGTGATCCCGATATCATGCCTGACTGAATTCCCCAACGTTGTCCAGATGGCCAAG cttgtgtgtgaggatgtgaaCGTGGATCGCTTCTTCCCAGTGCTTTACCCAAAG GCTTCGCGGCTTATTGTGACGTTTGATGAGCATGTCATCAGTAACAACTTCAAGTTTGGAGTAATATATCAGAAGTTTGGGCAG ACGGTTGAGGAGGAGCTGTTTGGAAATAACGAGGAAAGTCCAGCGTTTGTGGAGTTTTTAGAGTTTTTGGGTCAGAAGATCAAGCTCCATGAATTTAAAGG TTTTCGGGGAGGCTTGGATGTGACACACGGGCAAACAGGCACAGAATCGGTCTACTACAACTTCCATAACAAAGAGGTCATGTTCCACGTCTCCACCAAGCTCCCCTTCACAGAAGGTGACACGCAGCAG CTGCAGAGGAAGAGACATATAGGAAATGACATTGTGGCCATTGTGTTCCAAGAAGAGAACACTCCCTTTGTTCCAGACATGATCGCATCAAACTTCCTGCATGCCTACATAGTGGTACAAGTGGAGAATGCATGTTCTGACAATGTCTTGTACAAG GTGTCAGTGACTGCGAGAGATGATGTCCCATTTTTTGGACCAGCCCTACCTGATCCTGCCATATTCAAGAAG GGAACAGAGTTTCAtgaatttttatatacaaaGCTAATCAACGCTGAGCATGCATGCTACAAAGCTGAGAAGTTTGCCAGACTGGAG GAGCGCACTCGAGGAGCCCTGCTAGAGACACTGTACGAAGAGCTGCATATCAACAGTCAGGCCATGATGGGGCTCGGCGGCGATGAGGAGAAGCTTGAgaatggaggaggaggaggaggaggcttCTTCGAGTCTTTTAAG CGGGTGATCCGCAACAGGAGCCACTCTCTGGATGCCATGAGTTTCAGTATTGGGAAGCGTGCAGTCTCTTCTAGTCACAGCGGCAGTTTTACCCACAACAACAACGAACTGCTACTCTCACCAGAGGCCCCCAAATACGCTGGGATA TCATTGCTTGTCCCAGGGAAAAGTCCCAGTAAATACGGACGCCGCGGCAGTGCCATAGGGATAGGAACAATAGAAGAG TCTCTGATTATTCCTGGGAAAAGTCCAACGAGGAAAAAATCTGGCCCATTCAACTCTCGCAGGAGCAGTGCCATCGGCATCGAGAACATCCAGGAGGTGCAGGAAAAGAG GATTGCCGCTCTCTTgtcagaggacaggacagtgctctgtgtctctctgcccAGCGTCAGTCTCAGGAACGGCAGGCTCATCATGGATTCCTCCAA CAGCAGGGACAGTTCACCGAGCACACAGAAGAATCCTGACAGTGGACACATATCACAGGAACCCAAGTCTGAAATCTCGTCCAATCAGAGCTCACCTGAGGTCCTTGTCACTAAGAACAG CTCGGCCATGTGCTTCAGAGCTCCGTCCATCCCTGAAGCTCAAGACTTGTCACGCTCCTCCTCAAATGCCAGCAGCTTTGCCAGTGTGGTGGAGGAGAACGAGGCCGAGGCCACTGAGGACTACGATACAGGCATG GAAAGTCTGTCATCGGCAGGGACTCCACACAAGCGGGACTCGTTCACCTACAGCACATGGCTAGACGACAATGTAAACATCAGCACCACCAGAAGGGGAAGCTCATCTG GTATAGGCAAACCTCCCGATGGTGGTAAAGGTCAAGAGCAGAACCGGACTGACATCCGCTTCAAACTAGATCGACCAATTGACCACAAGTCTACATCG AGCTGCTAG
- the rap1gapa gene encoding rap1 GTPase-activating protein 1 isoform X11 — protein sequence MATKSPIHVTVGHWKRPGISSRMDEQRCALPPPLKTEEDYIPYPSVHEVLGRKSPFPLILLPQFGGYWIEGTNHELMNRNDLDQLLSPTSQIKLEINVTAKIYRKHFMGKEHFNYYTLDSALGHLVFSVKYEVIGDQEHLRLMLRSKLKTYHDVIPISCLTEFPNVVQMAKLVCEDVNVDRFFPVLYPKASRLIVTFDEHVISNNFKFGVIYQKFGQTVEEELFGNNEESPAFVEFLEFLGQKIKLHEFKGFRGGLDVTHGQTGTESVYYNFHNKEVMFHVSTKLPFTEGDTQQLQRKRHIGNDIVAIVFQEENTPFVPDMIASNFLHAYIVVQVENACSDNVLYKVSVTARDDVPFFGPALPDPAIFKKGTEFHEFLYTKLINAEHACYKAEKFARLEERTRGALLETLYEELHINSQAMMGLGGDEEKLENGGGGGGGFFESFKRVIRNRSHSLDAMSFSIGKRAVSSSHSGSFTHNNNELLLSPEAPKYAGISLLVPGKSPSKYGRRGSAIGIGTIEESLIIPGKSPTRKKSGPFNSRRSSAIGIENIQEVQEKRIAALLSEDRTVLCVSLPSVSLRNGRLIMDSSNSRDSSPSTQKNPDSGHISQEPKSEISSNQSSPEVLVTKNSSAMCFRAPSIPEAQDLSRSSSNASSFASVVEENEAEATEDYDTGMESLSSAGTPHKRDSFTYSTWLDDNVNISTTRRGSSSGIGKPPDGGKGQEQNRTDIRFKLDRPIDHKSTSSC from the exons ATGGCCACAAAAAGTCCAATCCATGTGACAGTGGGACACTGGAAAAGGCCTGGGATC AGCAGCAGAATGGATGAACAGCGGTGTGCCCTGCCTCCACCCCTTAAG ACTGAGGAGGACTACATCCCATACCCCAGTGTTCATGAG GTGTTAGGCAGGAAAAGCCCTTTTCCTCTGATCCTGCTGCCTCAGTTCGGAGGTTACTGGATTGAAGGCACCAATCACGAGCTGATGAACAGAAATGATCTGGATCAGCTGCTGTCTCCTACGTCCCAAATCAAGCTGGAAATCAACGTTACAGCCAAGATCTACAGAAAACACTTCATGGGAAAA GAACACTTTAATTACTACACATTGGACAGCGCTCTGGGCCACCTGGTCTTCTCAGTTAAATACGAAGTGATCGGGGACCAGGAGCACCTTCGTCTTATGTTAAG gAGCAAATTAAAGACATATCATGATGTGATCCCGATATCATGCCTGACTGAATTCCCCAACGTTGTCCAGATGGCCAAG cttgtgtgtgaggatgtgaaCGTGGATCGCTTCTTCCCAGTGCTTTACCCAAAG GCTTCGCGGCTTATTGTGACGTTTGATGAGCATGTCATCAGTAACAACTTCAAGTTTGGAGTAATATATCAGAAGTTTGGGCAG ACGGTTGAGGAGGAGCTGTTTGGAAATAACGAGGAAAGTCCAGCGTTTGTGGAGTTTTTAGAGTTTTTGGGTCAGAAGATCAAGCTCCATGAATTTAAAGG TTTTCGGGGAGGCTTGGATGTGACACACGGGCAAACAGGCACAGAATCGGTCTACTACAACTTCCATAACAAAGAGGTCATGTTCCACGTCTCCACCAAGCTCCCCTTCACAGAAGGTGACACGCAGCAG CTGCAGAGGAAGAGACATATAGGAAATGACATTGTGGCCATTGTGTTCCAAGAAGAGAACACTCCCTTTGTTCCAGACATGATCGCATCAAACTTCCTGCATGCCTACATAGTGGTACAAGTGGAGAATGCATGTTCTGACAATGTCTTGTACAAG GTGTCAGTGACTGCGAGAGATGATGTCCCATTTTTTGGACCAGCCCTACCTGATCCTGCCATATTCAAGAAG GGAACAGAGTTTCAtgaatttttatatacaaaGCTAATCAACGCTGAGCATGCATGCTACAAAGCTGAGAAGTTTGCCAGACTGGAG GAGCGCACTCGAGGAGCCCTGCTAGAGACACTGTACGAAGAGCTGCATATCAACAGTCAGGCCATGATGGGGCTCGGCGGCGATGAGGAGAAGCTTGAgaatggaggaggaggaggaggaggcttCTTCGAGTCTTTTAAG CGGGTGATCCGCAACAGGAGCCACTCTCTGGATGCCATGAGTTTCAGTATTGGGAAGCGTGCAGTCTCTTCTAGTCACAGCGGCAGTTTTACCCACAACAACAACGAACTGCTACTCTCACCAGAGGCCCCCAAATACGCTGGGATA TCATTGCTTGTCCCAGGGAAAAGTCCCAGTAAATACGGACGCCGCGGCAGTGCCATAGGGATAGGAACAATAGAAGAG TCTCTGATTATTCCTGGGAAAAGTCCAACGAGGAAAAAATCTGGCCCATTCAACTCTCGCAGGAGCAGTGCCATCGGCATCGAGAACATCCAGGAGGTGCAGGAAAAGAG GATTGCCGCTCTCTTgtcagaggacaggacagtgctctgtgtctctctgcccAGCGTCAGTCTCAGGAACGGCAGGCTCATCATGGATTCCTCCAA CAGCAGGGACAGTTCACCGAGCACACAGAAGAATCCTGACAGTGGACACATATCACAGGAACCCAAGTCTGAAATCTCGTCCAATCAGAGCTCACCTGAGGTCCTTGTCACTAAGAACAG CTCGGCCATGTGCTTCAGAGCTCCGTCCATCCCTGAAGCTCAAGACTTGTCACGCTCCTCCTCAAATGCCAGCAGCTTTGCCAGTGTGGTGGAGGAGAACGAGGCCGAGGCCACTGAGGACTACGATACAGGCATG GAAAGTCTGTCATCGGCAGGGACTCCACACAAGCGGGACTCGTTCACCTACAGCACATGGCTAGACGACAATGTAAACATCAGCACCACCAGAAGGGGAAGCTCATCTG GTATAGGCAAACCTCCCGATGGTGGTAAAGGTCAAGAGCAGAACCGGACTGACATCCGCTTCAAACTAGATCGACCAATTGACCACAAGTCTACATCG AGCTGCTAG